The Fusarium keratoplasticum isolate Fu6.1 chromosome 8, whole genome shotgun sequence genome includes a region encoding these proteins:
- a CDS encoding 3-phytase, which produces MSTLQPRPPYSDEELNTLYPPELRLQLVQILLRHGERTPINARFHSTGLPPFWPYCSAARRLTSAILDPSAATSGAEPADNPGLTALEWKRRLETFGPDDIPVIASGRNGELDAICDMGMLTDRGRETTYALGQRLRHLYVDRLHFLPDTLAADADTSSIYLRTTPVPRALESLQQAFYGLYPPSARAAGLHPPTILTRSPADETLFPNDGNCRRFAALARAFAKRAAERWNDSEEMAYLTKRIGRWMPEDCVAVDSRPRLSGIMDTINATKAHGPATRLPDEFYDPEVKRIIEKIGVEEWYAGYKESQEYRTLGIGGLLGDVVARMVGSTEHSAADGQYEVATSKAAASTTLPPIRFGLSGCHDTTLAATLSSLGAFNEEAWPPFTSHIAIELFRHVDQGATPPPVTPKPSGGFLSLFGWGSKQTSNAGTPPPGIGRKKTPDLSDDEKKRLEGYYVRLRYNDRPVAIPGCKPAGKHFDGDESFCTLEAFKAIVDKFTPIDWKNQCRSNLKEPTFPPKPEPAGY; this is translated from the exons atgtcgacactccaacctcgacctccctactcggacgaggagctcaacaCCCTCTATCCTCCCGAGCTGCGCCTCCAGCTCGTCCAGATTCTGCTTCGCCATGGTGAGCGCACGCCGATCAACGCCCGCTTTCACTCTACCGGCCTTCCTCCCTTCTGGCCCTATTGCTCTGCCGCTCGCCGTCTGACGAGCGCTATTCTTGACCCCTCCGCCGCCACTTCCGGTGCCGAGCCTGCCGACAACCCGGGCCTCACTGCTCTGGAGTGGAAGCGCCGCCTCGAGACCTTTGGACCCGATGATATCCCTGTGATAGCATCCGGCCGCAACGGCGAGCTCGATGCTATCTGCGACATGGGCATGCTGACCGATCGCGGACGCGAGACTACCTATGCCCTAGGCCAGCGCCTCCGCCATCTCTATGTCGACCGGCTTCATTTCCTCCCTGATACCCTCGCTGCCGATGCCGATACTTCCTCTATCTACCTCCGGACAACTCCCGTGCCTCGTGCTCTTGAATCCCTCCAGCAAGCCTTCTATGGCCTCTACCCACCCTCTGCCCGCGCGGCCGGCCTACATCCCCCCACCATCCTTACCCGATCACCCGCCGACGAGACTCTCTTCCCTAACGATGGCAATTGTCGGCGTTTCGCCGCTCTGGCCCGCGCCTTTGCCAAGCGGGCAGCGGAGCGCTGGAACGACTCGGAAGAGATGGCCTACTTGACCAAGCGCATCGGCCGCTGGATGCCCGAAGACTGCGTCGCTGTGGACTCTCGTCCGCGTCTCAGCGGCATCATGGACACCATTAATGCTACCAAGGCTCATGGCCCAGCTACACGCCTGCCTGACGAATTCTACGACCCAGAAGTCAAGCGCATCATTGAAAAGATCGGCGTGGAGGAGTGGTATGCCGGCTATAAGGAGAGCCAGGAGTATCGTACCTTGGGCATCGggggccttcttggtgacgTTGTCGCTCGAATGGTCGGAAGTACTGAGCACTCTGCCGCTGATGGTCAGTATGAGGTGGCTACGAGTAAAGCGGCTGCTTCCACCACACTCCCGCCTATTCGTTTCGGCCTCAGTGGCTGCCATGATACCACCCTCGCCGCTACACTCTCTAGCTTGGGAGCCTTCAATGAGGAGGCCTGGCCCCCATTTACGAGCCACATTGCCATTGAGTTGTTCCGCCATGTCGATCAAGGCGCAACTCCACCGCCAGTAACCCCGAAGCCAAGCGGCGGGTTTCTATCCCTCTTCGGCTGGGGTAGTAAACAAACCTCAAATGCTGGCACTCCGCCACCAGGTATCGGGCGCAAGAAGACCCCTGACTTGAGCGACGATGAAAAGAAACGACTGGAAGGCTACTACGTCCGTCTCCGCTACAATGATCGCCCAGTCGCTATCCCTGGCTGCAAACCTGCCGGCAAGCATTTCGATGGGGACGAGTCCTTCTGCACTTTG GAAGCCTTCAAGGCTATTGTTGACAAGTTCACCCCTATTGACTGGAAGAATCAGTGTCGCTCCAATCTTAAGGAGCCCACGTTCCCACCCAAGCCAGAGCCTGCGGGATATTAA